Part of the Aedes albopictus strain Foshan unplaced genomic scaffold, AalbF5 HiC_scaffold_449, whole genome shotgun sequence genome is shown below.
AGCACGTGGTATTCAACTGCCCACGGTTCATGGCGGAACGTAGCGAAATGCAAGCCAGCAGTGTTGATAGTCTGAACGCAAACAACATCAATAGGGAgatgtcctcctctcctcttcttggcgtaacgtcctcactgggacaaagcctgcttctcagcttagtgttctatgagcacttccacagttattaactgagagcttcctctgccaatgaccattttgcatgtgtatatcgtgtggcaggcacgaagatactctatgcccaaggaagtcaaggaaatttcctttacgaaaagatcctggaccgaccgggaatcgaacccgtcaccctcagcatggtcatgctgaatacccgtgcgtttaccgcctcggctatatgggagatGTGCCAGAGTGAATTAACGTGCGAAACGCGGTGAATAGGGCAGCTGTGCTGATCAGGGATGGCATTTCGCACTGAAAATgtacacagtgcagctcattttcatattaaaaccgcgcacacttgcactcacactgaggagcatgccatccctggtgCTGATCATGTCGTCACTGCAGCGAAAATGGCGGGAAAATCAGAGGACGGCTGGCTGCGAatggagtaggcttgatccaccggcGGGGACATGACCGAGTATTCCGTGACGTAGTACCGGTTTTGAGTCGTTGGGGTACTGGTGGACCGGAAGtcaaccaccaaccggaatcgtcaAACAGACCTCGGATCCTGGTGTCGgcagaacttccaccgtcggggactagaccgagtagatcGCGGAATAGATCGCGGAAAAGCACCGGAGCTTCCTCGTTGGGGCGcatgtgaaccggaagccaacctcAATCGAAATCGCAGTACCGACCTCGGCATCTGCCCGGGAAGAGACGGTTTCGGAAGACCTTTCACAGACTGccgggaaactcttcgtcggtGCAGGATAGATTCACCACCGAGGACTATCCGAGTAGTGCGTGAGAAGATAGAATGCCAAAGGGCACATGGTCGTTTCGAGAAGACCTGTTTCGTCAGAAATTTGTCAAGCGTGTGGTATCGAGCTAGATCGagttagccatgatttatgtttGAATTGTACTAGTTAGTCAGAGTCAGGTGTGTGAGACAAGCAGTCGAATATACGTGTCGTGCGTGCAAGTTGAATTGTGTAAACTAATCCCAAAATCCCGTCTGGGATCTTTCTGATTTGCATTTCGGTGTGAAATAAGTTATTTAGTGCTTAATGTTCTGTACGATGTTTGTAAAAAAGTGCATGTACAATGGAGTATCATTGGGGGAAGGAAACGAGTGAGATCCGTGTGTTGAATAAAAAGTGCCGTGCTGTGGTGCGTGTGGTTTTGAGTGAAAAATAAAGGTGATCAACATTTTGGTTTGATGATTATTGTGTACTGGGCGCAGGAACTACCGAGAGAACCGAATTCGGACCGGCGGAATTGTAATTTAGAGAGGCAAAACGCGTAACAACAAACGGATTAGCTTTATTCTTCTACTCTCTTCGAAATGGTGGTACAGAGTGATCTTTTCACTACGGTGTGGTCCCGTTGCGGAAGTTGTTGTGGTTGGCAGGTTGGCACGAGTGGTTGCGCTCGTGCGGTTGACAGCTCCAGTGCTGCCAGAAACGCTGCTCGGATATAACAGCTCTTCCCCGCGAAACGAGCTTCTCGCTACAGGTTGAGCCGCTGCGGAGGTTTGGTCGTCCGCTGCGATCGACGCAGTCCTTGATCTGCCGGCAAGCCCGCTGAATTTGCACATCTCCCAGTGTTGGCCATTCCATTCGAAATCGGCGATTGGATGCCCGTTGAAAGGTTAGGAACGGTCGGATTAGGAACAGGAGTCAAGTCAGCGGAAGCATGTATGTTTTCTTCCGGTGTTATAGTCAACGGCATGTCAGAAGCTACTGCGGTAGCGTTGTCTTGGAAAATACGACAACCGATCTCTCCGCCGCGTGAAAAAGTTGCATCTGCTGAAGAGCTCAAGAGACCTGCACCAACTCTACGCATTTGGTCAATATGGCGTTTCCAGACTCGTCCGTCATTGAGTTGAACCAAATAATGGAGTTTACCAAGTCGTTCTTTAACAATCCCGAATTCCCACTTATTTTCGTGAACGTATTCGCGAACTGCTACTTTAGAACCCACTTGCAATTCCCTTACTTTAGACTGAACTTCGCTTCGGTTCGGATTCTTTGACGGAATCATAAGATCAAGCCTAGACCGGATCTGGCGTCCAAAAACTAGCATCGCGGGGGAGTATCCAGTGGCAGGGTGAATCATTTTTCGATACGATAGGAGAATACTACAGATTTCGCCGTGCACTTCATAACGGTTGCAGTTCAAAGATTTGAGCTTAGACTTCATCGTCTGTATGAACCGCTCTGCCTGGCCATTTGTGGCAGGGTGGACGGTGCGCTGAGTTTGTGCACAATACCATTCATTTTCAGAAAGTTGGCGAAGTCTGCGGAGGTGAACTGAGGTCCATTGTCACTTACAAAAACAGAAGGTAGACCGTAAGTACTGAAAAACTCCCTGCAAAAACGAATCGTGGTTTCAGTAGTCATGTTTTTGACCACATAAACCGCGGGCCACTTAGAATACGCATCTATCAGAATCAGGTAGTAGAAACCCATGAACGGACCGGCATAGTCCGCATGAACCCGTTGAAACGGTTCGGAGGGTGTATCCCAGCAATGGAACGAAACTTTCGGTGGGTTAGCCTTAGCAGCCTGACACGAAGCACAATCCTTAACAAGACTCTCGATGTCTTTGTCTATGCCTTCCCACCAGCAGTAGCTAcgagcaagtgacttgattctaGTAATACCGAAATGCGTTGAATGAAGTTTACGAAGAACCTTCATTCTCAGCGACGGGGGAACATACACACGGCTGCCACGCATCAAACAATCCTTCTGCAAACCGAACTGTTCTTGATCCACGCCGAATCGAAATTCGCCGTCGACTGCCTTCCCCGTTCTCAAAGCACGAACTACCTCACGAACACTTTCATCAGAAAGGGTAGCTGAACCTAACTCATCAACCGTAAGCGGAAGCGTCTGAATTGCATTCACCTCAACTGCATCTGGCTCTTCAATCTCCGACTCGGGGTCGGTGTGAGGTGTCGGTAATCGGGACATGGCATCGGCGTTGAAATGATCGGATGACCGGCGATGGCGGATCCTATAGTCGAAAGCCTGTAGAAATGCCGCATAGTGTTTCATGCGCATTGCGGACATGGTTGGGAGTCCtttggattctgagaaaatctgaCTAATGGGCTTGTTATCCGTGACAAGGGTAAACCTGCGACCGTAGAGGTATTGGTGAAACTTGCGAACACCGAAAATGATCGAATAAGCTTCCTTGTCAATCTGCGAATATTTTTGCTGCGTACGGGTAAGAGTCTGTGAGGCGTACTGCAAAGGTCGCTCAGTTCCATCAGGGTACTGATGACTGAGGACCGCCCCGATACCATACGGGGACGCATCGGTAGCCAGAACCACCGGAAGCAACGGATCATAGTGAACTAAGAACCTGTCACTCTGCATTTCCTTCTTGACGCACAAGAACGACTTCTCACACTCCTTACTCCAGACAAAGGGCACGTCATCTTTCAACAAGTTATTGAGCGGATACAAAATCGTACTAAGGTTTGGGAAAAACTGACCATAGTATGTAATCAGCCCAACAAAGGACCGGACTTGTTCCTTATTCTTCGGAACCGGCATGTTTTGTATAGCATCAACCTTATCGCGCAGCTTATGGATACCCGCCTTGTCGACCATGTAACCGCAATACTCAATCCGATCTGAGAAGAAGTCACACTTGTCCCTATTGACACGCAAGTTGTACTTTTCTAGCCTCTTCAGTACCTCCTCGAGTCGAAGCAAATGCGTTTTACTGTCCGGCCCAGTAACACGAATGTCGTCAATAAAGACGGTAACGCCGGGTataccttggaggatttcttccaTAAAACGCTGAAATATAGCCGGGGCGGAGGCAACGCCGTACATAAGCCTTGTAGGGCGGAAAAGACCCCTATGGGTACTCAACGTAAGCAAGTCCCTATCTTCCGGGCGAACCTCAAGTTGCAAATAGGCTTGAGACAAATCAAGTTTAGAGAACGTCTCTCCTCCGGCGACAGTCGCAAACAGTTCCTCAACTGTAGGAAGAGGATGGTCATCAATAAGCAAATGCGGGTTCAATGTGATTTTATAATCACCGCACAATCGTACCCTACCGCCAGCCTTTTTCACTGCAACGACAGGAGTGGCCCACTCTGAGTGGTCCACCCTTTCCCAGATGCCATCACCCACAAACTGGTCAATCTCTTTATCGACCGCGTCCCGTACCGCAAATGCAACTGGCCTTGCCTTCACGTAGACTGGCTTTGTATCTTTACGAACGGTCAACGAAGCTTGTACACCCTCAATTTTACCCACACGTTCATCGAAAATATGTGAGAACTTGCCAAGCAAAGCATTTAACGCACTGGCGGTGGATTGATCCTTGCCGCCACAGTAAGAAACCGAATGTGTACCGGGTCTGAATACGCGATTGAAATCCAAATTCATGGCAAGTAACCAATCGCGTCCCAGCA
Proteins encoded:
- the LOC109421032 gene encoding uncharacterized protein K02A2.6-like — encoded protein: MVDPRVGGAGGGAAAAAAAGGVAVVPVTFTFEPFNAATSKFDRWLERLQVSFRIYHVPDADKRDYLLHYMGGATYDVLCNKLKNEKPETKTFDELVALLKDHFSPVPLEILENFKFASRKQLEHESLSEYLMDLEKLAQTCNFEDDLDKAIRNQFVFGIRNRVIQSRLLEIRNLTLAKAKEIGFGMEMSHRGTDEMHGSRSKSEVQHIEHGSKKTRKKKSFQSSSQASSHHQPSKSDGRKKQCFRCGDPDHFADKCRHKSTVCNSCKKKGHLEKVCLSKAKEKKGTDNAHHLEEPCVIKDVFHLSAVQGLAGKFLLNLTINHRELTFEVDTGSPVSLINVRDKRQYFNDLDILPTTTRLVSYCDNDIGVLGKIMVNVVANGEELTLPLHVAESSRHPLLGRDWLLAMNLDFNRVFRPGTHSVSYCGGKDQSTASALNALLGKFSHIFDERVGKIEGVQASLTVRKDTKPVYVKARPVAFAVRDAVDKEIDQFVGDGIWERVDHSEWATPVVAVKKAGGRVRLCGDYKITLNPHLLIDDHPLPTVEELFATVAGGETFSKLDLSQAYLQLEVRPEDRDLLTLSTHRGLFRPTRLMYGVASAPAIFQRFMEEILQGIPGVTVFIDDIRVTGPDSKTHLLRLEEVLKRLEKYNLRVNRDKCDFFSDRIEYCGYMVDKAGIHKLRDKVDAIQNMPVPKNKEQVRSFVGLITYYGQFFPNLSTILYPLNNLLKDDVPFVWSKECEKSFLCVKKEMQSDRFLVHYDPLLPVVLATDASPYGIGAVLSHQYPDGTERPLQYASQTLTRTQQKYSQIDKEAYSIIFGVRKFHQYLYGRRFTLVTDNKPISQIFSESKGLPTMSAMRMKHYAAFLQAFDYRIRHRRSSDHFNADAMSRLPTPHTDPESEIEEPDAVEVNAIQTLPLTVDELGSATLSDESVREVVRALRTGKAVDGEFRFGVDQEQFGLQKDCLMRGSRVYVPPSLRMKVLRKLHSTHFGITRIKSLARSYCWWEGIDKDIESLVKDCASCQAAKANPPKVSFHCWDTPSEPFQRVHADYAGPFMGFYYLILIDAYSKWPAVYVVKNMTTETTIRFCREFFSTYGLPSVFVSDNGPQFTSADFANFLKMNGIVHKLSAPSTLPQMARQSGSYRR